A part of Rhodamnia argentea isolate NSW1041297 chromosome 8, ASM2092103v1, whole genome shotgun sequence genomic DNA contains:
- the LOC115741261 gene encoding uncharacterized RNA methyltransferase pc1998, with amino-acid sequence MSLCLLSSRFLHPITSRHLSPAASAPRFPPPLAPASLGLSPASTSPPAPTCALQCPHFQSCSGCTHELNLDRPSVVDDAVDFFKSLGVSDFTFDSCKLWGWRCRAKLAVRGSSADPLIGLYEEGTHSVVDIPNCKAHHPNINAAMELLKQGIRELGIEPHDEDRGTGDLRYVQMAVTTYNTSIPASERYQRGRVQVALVWNARNENSPNSYKLNALAHFLWRNSGSKCKVPLIHSVWANFQTSTSNVIFGNRWRHLLGDRDFWEHLGGIDVSLAPSSFGQANTRAFDSLLRKLQKYVPYGASVTDLYAGSGVIGLSLAATRKCRSVKCVEINKESKLSFEKTVERLPKYVDSSISWYQADTSVEPTSWLVGSDVIVVDPPRKGLETSVVGALQTLPSRELKTRSSPESSKTKEEKRPWVLRAREASVRVGNDLTRENRDSVPQTLIYISCGWESFKEDCNSLLSCKAWHLEKAHGFNFFPGTQSIEVLAVFKRRENMHIKKKKTGKKKRKSPAKEQKPLMHHEVKT; translated from the exons ATGTCACTGTGCCTCCTCTCCTCTCGCTTCCTCCACCCAATCACCTCCCGCCACCTCTCTCCTGCCGCCTCAGCGCCTCGCTTCCCGCCGCCACTCGCTCCGGCCTCTCTCGGTCTGAGTCCGGCCTCGACCTCGCCGCCCGCACCGACCTGCGCACTCCAGTGTCCTCACTTCCAATC GTGCTCAGGTTGTACTCACGAGCTGAACCTCGACCGTCCGAGCGTCGTTGACGATGCCGTCGATTTCTTCAAGAGCTTAGGTGTCTCGGATTTCACTTTCGATAGTTGCAAGCTT TGGGGGTGGAGATGCCGTGCAAAGTTGGCAGTTCGCGGCTCATCGGCGGATCCTCTCATTGGACTCTATGAGGAGGGCACGCATAGTGTGGTGGACATCCCTAATTGCAAAG CTCATCATCCGAATATTAATGCTGCCATGGAACTGTTAAAGCAAG GAATCAGAGAGTTAGGTATAGAACCACATGACGAGGATCGAGGGACAGGTGATCTGCGCTACGTGCAG ATGGCTGTGACGACATACAATACATCTATTCCCGCTTCGGAAAGATACCAACGTG GTCGGGTTCAGGTTGCTCTAGTTTGGAATGCTCGAAATGAAAATTCACCCAATTCATATAAGCTGAATGCCTTGGCTCAT TTTTTATGGCGAAATAGTGGGTCAAAGTGCAAAGTCCCATTAATACATTCTGTGTGGGCCAATTTTCAGACGTCAACTAGCAAT GTAATCTTCGGGAATAGGTGGAGACATCTTCTGGGTGATAGGGACTTCTGGGAACACCTTGGAGGCATTGATGTTTCACTGGCTCCATCCAGTTTTGGCCAAGCAAATACGCGG GCTTTTGATTCTTTGCTCCGAAAGTTACAGAAGTATGTTCCTTATGGTGCATCAGTTACTGACTTATATGCAGGATCTGGCGTCATTGGCTTGTCCTTGGCTGCTACAAGAAAATGCAG GTCTGTAAAATGTGTAGAAATTAACAAAGAATCCAAGTTGTCTTTTGAAAAGACAGTTGAACGCCTGCCAAAATATGTGGATAGCAGCATCAGTTGGTATCAAGCTGACACTTCAGTT GAGCCTACTTCTTGGCTTGTGGGATCAGATGTGATTGTTGTTGATCCTCCTAGAAAAGGACTAGAAACGTCCGTGGTGGGTGCATTGCAGACCCTTCCATCACGGGAACTGAAAACTAGATCATCACCTGAAAG TTCcaagacaaaagaagaaaagagaccaTGGGTACTTCGTGCTAGGGAAGCTTCTGTTCGAGTTGGAAATGATTTAACTCGAGAAAACCGTGACTCAGTGCCTCAAACTCTTATCTACATAAGCTGTGGCTGGGAAAGTTTTAAGGAG GACTGTAACTCATTGCTGTCCTGCAAGGCATGGCATTTGGAAAAAGCCCATGGATTTAACTTTTTCCCTGGCACACAAAG CATTGAAGTTTTGGCGGTGTTCAAAAGGAGGGAAAATATGCacatcaagaagaaaaagacgggaaagaaaaagaggaagtcACCTGCGAAGGAGCAAAAGCCATTGATGCACCACGAAGTCAAGACCTAA